The stretch of DNA CTACAGTAGCCTAGGCCCTAGAGAAATGGTTTTGACCATTAAGGTTTCATTTATGTTAGGCAGATATCGCTGAATGCATTGGTTTCACATCTAACCAGTAAAATTTCAAGGAATATAAGAAATATCACCTCATTTGGCATGATTTCTTGCTACCACATTTTTCAATCATCGAAAATTTTTAAGAATTTCTTTGTAACTGTATGCAAGTAGTGAAGGCATCCGCATAGAGCTAGATGCGGAACACTACCGAGATTTCTTCAACATCGTCAGCAACGGCCACAAAGTTGTCGCTATTTCTTAGAGTGCTTTGGTTCGGGCATTTTGCCCTGTAATCGATTTACAGTGGGTTAGATCACATAACTTCCCATTTGGTTCGGTAGGGAGGTAATCGATTCACGCGATATCAGGTACGGATTTTCAGAATAATGATACCGCTCACTCACCAGCACTATCTGATTACGGTCTGAGCATCTCCCTCTTTGCTCTCACAACTCATGAGCTTGAGCATCTCCCTCTTTGCTCTCACAACTCATGAGCTTGCACGTGTCGGGAACTCCAGCTTTTTCTGTTGTCTGCCCCCTTCTTGCCGTGAGGATCACACTTCCATAGAGAGATGCTGGATGCTTTGTTTCGATCTCTATTTTCTGTTAGTGCAGCTCATTGCAAGCTCAAAGTATTATTTCCAACCAAACACATTAATAAAAGTGCAAAACATTACATATGCTAACCAAACAAATGCTGGTTTCCCTTACACTGTAACATATAGCGTTGCTATACGATTACGTTAACGCTACCACTCCCAGATTTGAACCAAACCCCACCTTAGTTGTAATAGTTGGTATCCATATTTGCACGCATGTGCAAGCACTTTCAGATATATTTGTTGTAGTCGAAGGTGGCTATGAATCCTAGTACATCCAATCTTGATATTATTAAGCAATATAACATTGAAGGTGATTTATTGCTGCATTGCAAAATTACAAATTCCTTATCTGAACTTTGTTTTGTTAGACAATTCAACACCTAACTAGGATTGGAGTTCTCTTTTGCATCTATTACCACAATCAAAAAGCAACATTGAAAATATTGGTAGCGAAGAACAATTCTTACCACAATTGTCTATTTTTTTTAAGTGATGTGGAAAGTCTATATAAGAAGAGAAGCTTTAGCAAGATTATAAGAAATACATCTACCTCGGATGATCTTACTATAATATTTTTCAATTCTCTAATCCTGAAACTTTCATATATTTTGTGGACGTTTATTAGAACTATAACTACATTGCTTTGTTGTGGCTAGAGCTAGACATACAACACTACCCTATACTTCTGCCATTTTCAGTAATGTTCATAAAATTATCGCTATTGCTTAGTAATGACAGATTAGTGCCTTAGCAATCATATCTGCACAAGTATGCAAGTATACATCATATGGTCTAAGGTTGTCAATATTCTCGGTGCATTGCGAAAAGTTCAAATTCCCTAGTCCAAAACTTGGTGTTGCTTTGAAATCCAACATTAATATTCAATCAGATTGATATTTTATTTTGAGGATGCGCATATCAATATAGTCAGGAAGGAAAATCAAGAGCATAAACAAGGGTGAATAGTTCTTTTACATGGCATCTATACAAGATCTGAAATTTTAGAAGGATTGTAAGAAATATCACCTATACCAAATGAGATTGTATTTTAATATGAAAATATTCATGTGTTCTCTAGGCATTTCTTAGGAATTAAAATTGCAACACGGGTGGATCACTACTAAGATTCCTTCAACTTCCAACATCAACACAATGTTCATAAAGTTATCGCTATTACTTAGTTGTAATCAGTAGCAATCATGAAACCTTTTCATATGGTCGAAGGTGATTGTGATTCTTGTCGGAACAAATAAGGAATAAGCATGTTATCAAATAGACTTCAGCAAATCTTGCCTAGCTCAGCTTGGCCCGAGCCCAAAGGAATAAGCCCGGCCCATAACTCTTGTAGGATCAAGCTTGAGCAAAGAAAATAGGTCTGAAATTTTTTTCTCAGCCCTTCTTCTTATTTTACACTAAAAAGGAAGCATGAGCCCAGGCCGCCACGTCCAAAAACTAACAGGGAGTTTTTCCGATCCGGATGAAAAATGTTCAATCCCACTATCAAATAATTAAAGAGTTATAATGCATTTGTTGGCGCCCAAATACGAAAGTAACCTAGATCCCTTTCCATATGTACAAAATCCATAATTATGACGTAAGTGTTCTCAATTGCCTTGCTATTCCTATAATGCTCCAGCATCTCTACTTAGTACTCACAACATTCTTCATTCGATCAAGTGTGGTTGTCATTGTATCGAGGGAGCGTAAAATCGAAACGGGTTAGTGCGGTGGCATCGAACAGTTATAGATCCAGCAATGGAAAATTGTCGGAAATGCGGAAGATGTCTCTCACTCATTGTGTGGGTGAGGAGTGGGGTGGGTTAGGTTACATTAGGGTAAATAGGAAAATTAAGTTGGTAATCGTTCTGCCTCATTTTCTAAACCGGTAAGCTTTTACATTTGCCATACAAGCGTGCGTTTCCTAACGTGAGAGATTTGCAGATAACAGCATTGTACATTTGTATGCAGTGATCTGTTATCACTGTATTATCATTAGGTTAACAGGACACGAGGCGTCTAGTCATATACGTGAACTTGTTTAATAGCCCCATGCGCATGAGTTCACACGGTGGCTTCCTCCGGCTCCGAGAACCGCGATCTCCACGTGACTGTTTGAACGTGCCAGTCATCAGCACGGTGGATGCGAGGAGGTGCATGCACATCGGACATGGCTGCTGCAGGTAGCGCAGAGCAACAAGCACTTTGCTGCCTCGGATCTCGACGCTGGCTTAGCGGGCTAGGCCAGTATGCATTGCCAGTAGGCCACTTTTTGTGTCCGTAGAAAGCAGCAACGTCGTGGAAAGAATATTCACCTTTCGAGGTGAAAAAAGGTCGCGGAAAAACAAGCCCGGTGACCTTTCGCGGCGACATGGTCAGTGACGCTACGCGCGCCCGTCTCTCACCggtcttttctttcctttcacTTTTCGTACTGTTCTTTTTTTACTTTTCTTTGTGAggaaagattttttttttacttcCATTGACGAGAGCTCTGCAGTCCTAGCTTATCTTGCATGCGTGCCTGATTGCTACGGTCGCCACTGAGACATCTGAACGTAGCCTCCAAACCACCCGGAAAACGATGGGATTAGGACGGTTCGGTTCCGAGAAGGATCACTCGACGTCGATGAAGGATGGAGCGAGACAGCGACGGCACAAGGCGAGACGTGAGAACGCCGTGTGTGGTCGAAGAACAGATGAGGGCAAGGCCGCGAGGCGAGCCGAGAAGGCGACCCGGCGGCGTCGCGGTCTCCGTACGGAGCGGCGGGAGGGGAGACCAGGTCGTGCGCAGACGACGGATGTCGGGCGGCCGTTCTCCCCGACCCGTTGCCCGCCGCGTCGCCGGCTGTCGGGCAGTCGTCCTCGTCCTCGCTCGCCGCTCGGGGGCAAGCTGGGCGCCGAGCACAGACATGGTTCGTTCGTACAGCTAGCATTATTTTTGGGCGGGCTACGGTACAGTCTTTTGGCACGAACTGCGATACGAAGCACGGTATGGTACGAAAATTTTTGAACTATACCGTGCATATAATCTTAGCAGGCTGCATGACACGCCCGTATTTTGGACCGTGCTTAGGCTAGCATAGTACGAAATAGTCCGTCGATCTATGTGTAACCAGTTATTCTAATATCAATCAATTTATGCTATTTTTTTAATTAACATCCATTATTTTTCAGTAGAATCATTCAAAAAAAAGATTTTTTATTTTCTATGCATAGAAATTTTTTCATGTAACAACAaatatttttaaatatataAATATCCACAGAACGATAACTGCAAAATATACTGAGCATCGTGTGTGATAGTCGTGTTTAAACTATCACGACATGAAAATATACCAGCGTGCCGTGGGTCATGCTCGGACCTGGTTGAGTCCAGATCCGACATGGCAGGAGGGATGAGAGTACCGGGCCGGGTTGGCACGGCCCGCCCCAGGTCCCACCTCTATTCGTTCGGGTCGCGCGCCTGGGCCTGGCCACCCAAAGGCATGTGGCTCTTGGCGTGGAGCGGTCCACGCCATCGGCCGGCACGGGGGAGATGTTTCTGAATTCTGAATCCCGGATGCCTGCGAGGACAGTGTTTGTTGCCTACCGTGGCACAGGTCATTCCCCCTTCCCTCGACACCCGACACTGGACTGGACAGCACACCCTCGGGCCCAGGTGCCCTTGCCAACAACACTCCACTTGTTTGCACTTGCCACGCCATATTTTTGGAGAAACGTTTGATTTCCGGACGAATTTCAGGGGAGCCGGCGGCGTCTCGAGAAATTCCACGGGCTGGGCCTCATCAAAGTTGTGCAGGGAATCGAGTCATGCCTGCAACAACGAGGTCATCGTCATTCTCGATCCATGAGACAAGCAAGTTAAGCTAGCTGTCCGTCTTGGGGTACGCCATGGCTAGCCCTCCCTGCACGATACGCTGCGCCCCGTGCCCTGCGGACCGCGGCGCGCTGGTTCGACCAAATGGCTCCGATGCGTTCACAAGGTTCCGGCCGCCCCATGGCACAAGGCACCGCAAACCAGAGCACCAGACGCCACGGACCACAGATGTTGGAAGCTGAACTGCTAGATCCCCAACACTTGCAAAAGAGTCGTCTGCGGCGGCCAGTGGACGCTTCCATCGACCGGCGCGCCTTTTTCAACCACGGGCTTTCACCGGTCAATCCTCGAGGGCAGCACAACGCAGCCTTTCCGAAAGGTCGAGGAAACTAAACGCAAAGCATCATCAACAGGCGCCGGAATtttcccaaaaaaaaaagaaaaatcatcaacaggaACATTCAAGGTGATACACGTGGTACAAGTACAGGTCCAAGCAGGCCAGCAGCCCATGCACATGTTCTCGTTCCAGATCTGTTCAACAGAATGCTTCAAGCAAGCGAACGTAAGGTACAGATTAGACCCGACATCGGATCAAGTCAGCCAAACGCTGGTGCTAGTGCTGCAAAACGTGGAACTAGTGCTAAGATCATAATTTACAGGACAGAGCCACAGCCGGGCTATTTTACATCAGTGGCTAGCATCAAGCAACCTAAGGTTTAACTTAAAAGCATAGGCGGTTTGCGTTGTGAGGTCAATGAGCAAGGACAGCAAGTTTGTTTCTGCATCCTGAGTCCTAAGTTGAGATGTATGAAGACATGGCTCTTCTGAAATCCAGATTCATAGGGGAGCCTGCGAAAGGGTTGCCTTCAGGGACCCACAGGCGGCCTCTGTTAGGAAGCATGACCTGCGGGTTCATGCAACCCTTGTCGGCACTCTGCTCAGATGGAGCTTCttccttctttttctttacGAATTCAAAGAACTCTGCAACTTGCCGAGCATATCTACACAGACAAAGATAGATGTTAAATGAGAGAGCAGCATTTTATGGGTAGGTCAAGGTCTTCATTGGAAAAAAATGATTTTGTTGGGATTCAATTAGGGAAACAGTGATTGGAACAAACCTATAAGCGACCTCTGGAGCAAAAGATTCGCTATCATTAATGAGTAAAAAATTGGGCCTAGTAACAACACATATTGTATAGGGAAGGTCTGCAAACTTACTGTCGTTTAGCTTCTATGTCTCTGTTGAAATCAATGTCAGGTTCACAGTCCAAGACAAGAGCAGGGACCTGCATAGAAAAAGACCAATTCAACTGGAGTGCTTGAAGGTAATGCAGGAGTGAGCAGTGATGCAAATCTAAGTTGCAACCAGCTGGATACCACCAGGAACCAGCGTCATCCTAGTGAGCATAATATATATTATGATAAAATTATTAAAATCTAATTCTGAATTGTTAATCATTTTTTTTATAGTTGCATTTTGATTCCAACATTGGATAGGGTGTGCGCTAAGAAGAAACTGCAACAATAGAAAGACAGTTCGTAAGAAATGGTGATGTTTACACTAATTCGTAAGAAATGATGATGTTTACACTAAGTAGCATGAGGAAATGGCGCATATATAGTGCATTGATCCACAGCAGATATACATTTGCTGTCCACCCTATCAAATTAAAACATCGTAGTCAATATTTATTATGAAATCAAACTTATATCCAGCCAAGAAAACCCCTGAAAAATCATAAAAGCCCAGCGAGCATGTTAATTTAACCATTTTCATTCAAAACATCGGAGAACCTTAACATTAACAGTTCAATAAATACCAGTTACCATCAGGCATCCCTGAGGGTCTGATGTCTTTCCTGGAACCAAGAATTTAAAAGGCTGGGAGTATGTACCTTTTGGATACTAGAGTGCATGTGATTTCCTTCCAAGTAAAACACACGATCCCGTATTTCAGGAGGCAAGGAGCCTTCCATATGCATGGGCAGTTGACTGACTGATAATATACCAGGACCTGAACCTTTCGAAGGAAGCAACCAGCTCTCATGCTTCTCATGCAAACCTTGCAAGTAGTCAAGTGTAACACCACCTTCCTCTGATCTTCTCCGATGCATCATTCTTTTGTGGCAAGTATCTGGACTAGCTCTTAGATAGATAAATCCGTCTGGAATGAGACCTGGGAGCGATGACACAACGGGATCAAACCAGGAATCATAGATGCTGATCTCCATCTCATTCATCCAATTAGCTTCGTGAACAGCACGGACAAATACCTGGGACACATTGACATAACAATAAGTTAGATGAAGATACTTACTAATTGTATCAGAGGCAACTGAAATGCATGATCAGTTAATGAACTAACATTTGCAATAAAGATTGACCTACCATCCGATCACTGAATACACTTCTTTCCATCAGTCTGAGAGGTTTTATTCCAGCTTGAGATTCCCTTTCTTGCATGACCCTTGTCACAAACACATAGTTTTGGAATGTGTATGCATACCTATGTGGCTCAGCATAGAAGGCATCCAATATATTGAAGTGATCAGGTCCAACATCCTGCCACTTATCAATAGGCTCAGGAACTATCTCTACAAGATCACGCAGTTCAATAGTCTCATTAGCTATTCTTTGGAGGAAAGTGGTCTTCCCAACGCTAATATTCCCTTCCACACAAAAGGTAAGCCTCTTCTTCTGAGTGGGTTTAGATGAATCTGTATCCTTCAGCTCCTCATCGACACTCTCTTTGATGAATGAAGTTATACTCTCAGCATGGTTCTTATGTACAATTCCAACAGAACTCTGTAAGAACTCAACCATCTGCTCACTAGACTTCCCAAAGAACTGCATGAGCATGCAAATTGTTAGTAAAGCATAAGACCGGAGTTAAATTGAGAGAACAGTGGTTTAAATGTTGAAAGCGTAAGATTTGAACGATTACACAAACAATAATGAACTATTGAACTAAGCGGTAGAAAGCTGAAGTATCGTCTTATGATTTGAAAATTTAAGGCACCATGTAAAACTGAAAACCTCAGCAAGAATCACAAACTAATAGCATGAGATGTATCAAGAATGGCAAGCAGAGCAAAAGACCATAATGATTGTTTGTTTCCATGCACAATGACATGGTTCAGTTACAATTTTGGCTGAGTCAATTTGAAATACTCCAAAATGGACTTGGTTTTCCTTAAGAAAGTTCAAGCATAAGGGGTTTGAGGGTACCCCTGTGTTGCTTCAGTTCCCAACACCCCCAATAAATCCAAAATTGTAGAGCAGAACATTTTTCAATTATGGTACCACATTCATTTCATTTGTTTTTGAGTTTCCATATCCTTGATTACTTAAAAAAACAGAGCCCCTCTGTAACTGCAAAACATCTACTTGAATATTTCACACTATTAGTTTCTAGCGAGTAGTGAAAGGATAACTTGTAATTTCAAGATTACAACCAATCCACCAACAGCCAGCATACTGTCTTTGTATGTGTGCACAACATGAGATCCAACTTTTTGGCTTGTACAATAAAGCATTGATACCATAAACAATGTCCATCGTATTATGTAGTCTATTAAGTGTTACTGACCAAAACTAGAAGCCCAAAGGTATGCACATGTACGAATCTTCGAAATGTGGCCATTTAGGATTGTTGTTAAGTAATGAATTAATATGTCGATGACTGAAATGCTTTTACGGGTGTAGGCTTTCATTGACGCAAACCAGCAAACGGCGAAACACCAGCACGCGCACCTTATCCCTGTAGAGCTGCTTGAGCTGCGCGACGCCCTCGAAGCCATTGTCCACGAGCTTCCTGAGGTTGCGCGGCCCGACCCCGGGAATGGCCAGCAGCTCGACGCTCGTCCCcaccgcggcggccgcggccccgccccTCATCCTCCTCTCGGCCGCCGCGCGGCCCCCGCTTCCCCTCCGCGCCTCCTCGGCCTCCgcgtcctcgccgtcgccggcccgCCTGGCGGCCTCGGCGGAGCAGAGCAGCCCcctccgcgccgcgccgccccagcCGAAGCGCAGCCACGGCGGGGGCCGTGGGcccgggcggcgcgcggcggcgaggcggggcacCGGGGAGCCGCCGAGCCGGAGCGCCGcgggcatggcggcggcggcgtcaatGACGGTGAGGGAGAGCCTGTGCatctacggcggcggcggcggcggcggcggtcatcAAGGGGGATGCCGGCTAGGGTTTGGGTTGTGGGGGAGAGGAGGGTTTTGGTCTGGTTTGGCGTTATCCCTCGAGCTGTGTCCTCGGGAAGCGGGAGGGGAGGACTGGAGGAGGGCCGACGAGAGACTGGTGGTCTACGGGGAGCCGTGCGCGGGGTGGCTGGCGAGTGGGCCCGTTCGCGGACCACAGGGCACGGGCAATCGAATTGTTTGCACGGGAACGGTGGGGCGTGTCGCCGTTTTGCCGCCCGGTTTCGGGGACGTGCCGCTGGATAGGCGAACGGGCCTGCTTGGTCATCGGCCCGCTGGGCTCAATGGCTATTTGCGTGGGCCGGCACCAGCAGTCCTCCAAGTCCAATGAGGAGGGATTGGAAAGTAGCAGTAATGCCAAATTTtgctcaaaaaaaaaagttgtaATGCCAAATGCATCAAGCGAAGCGATGAACCTATGCTAAATCTGAGTGACGTGGACATCGGTGGCAGGAACTGGAGACACTAGAAACTGGGGATTCTTGTGTACTTGCCTTGTATGAAAAATAGGCGGACACGTGTTTATTGCTTGTTCCGTTTTAGAAAAGCAAATCTACAAGACATGTTCTCGCATGCCCTTGTTTGCATTGCGCAACGATCGAGGATACTGTTAAGAAACCCTGATTAGGGTTCATGGGCTTAATGCCGAAGTTGCCCCTGGAGGGCCCAAGTCTATAAATAGTACCTCATTCTACTCTACTGATTTTGCTTCGCGGCTGCGTCGGCGCCGCCACCGGTACGAGCACGCACGCGTCAACGCGAGGGTGTGGGTAGCATCATCGCTCCTGGCGCATCCTCAACATCAATCACCGGCCTTCTGCATGTGGTCTTCGGACGATGTGCAGCACAAGGAAACACCAGCGGCTTCATCTTGTTGCCGCCGACCTTGGCGTCGTCGTCGGGTCGTCTCCAAGCCGCCTGAATTCATGCGCGAACTAATTGATCTGTTGATTAACAGTGCGGTAGAATATTAGTAGATCGATAGCACGTGAACAAGTTTAGCTGTGTTTTTATCTTCCAATCTTGTTCCCGCTGGTTAATGGAGGCAAACATCTGCACATCGGTGCAGTCCTCTCGAGTTCAGAGAACGGTCTCTCAGGCCATTGCATGCAATCGCACGGCCAGATGCCGCCGTCTGTGCGAACTCGCCGAGGCCCACGCTCGTTGCGCCGCCTCGGCTCCCGCCGGCCACGCGCTCGTGCGTGCCGCGGCGGAGCCATCGATCCATCTCGCGCTTACCGCCTGAAGCGCCATAACATGTCCCGCAGATGCGATTTGGTTGCCCTCGCGCAATGCATGTCCGCCGCCGCTCTCGATGCTCGACGGCCTCACGCACCCGAAGTGCCACTCGAGGCCGCGCGCCGAGGTGAGCTTCAAATTGTGCAGCCCATTAGCTGCTATTTATCCGTTCCGACCCCTAAAGATTAGGGTTGTATGCATTTTATTATTGTTCTATTATGTCTTTTACATGTTACCTTGAAGGTTTTTGTGAATTGGTCCTGTAGCACCACATAACACCTTTCTTTTGATGGTTTTTATGCTTTTAGCATAATTAATGCAACTTTCACGATATAATCTAGGAACCGAATTTCTAGATGTACGTGCTTCCATAAATTGTTATAACCTAGTCTTAGGTTCCCCTTGGAAGCTTCTTTTTATAGGGTTATTTATTTTCCTTGCATGTTTGTGTGTGGTATAATTTTCTAAGGTTTAATAATCCTGAGGTATTGCCCAAAGACCATAGAAACATTAGAAAATCATACAAATGCTCGGAAAACTTTGGGAAATTAATAAATATACATGGATCTATGAATATGATAAGACCATCTCTTATTTGCTCTTTGCACTCCTTGAATAGGCCATGATTTAACAGATACGTTGCTAAAAAAAGCAAAGGTTTTTTTGCGTTCTTACCCCTGCTTTGAATTGCAATTGCGGTTTTACCCTCATTTTTCCAACTATGTGATTTTGCTCTTTATTTTTCACAAGCCATTGCGATTTTGCCCCTGGTCTTTGCGTATTTGCCCCTGTTTTGACCGTTGACTGAGGGTAAAATCGCAATGACTTGTGAAAAATAAAGGGCAAAATCATAAGGGCAAAACTGCAATTGCACTTCAAAGTAGGGGTAAGAACACAAATACCCCCAAAAGCTAAAGATAGGCGTAAAAAAGGAAAATATTGGGTGCCAAACAATATAAACTGATAAACCAAGATTGCTCCTGTGCGGAAGGAATAAAAACTGGATGGCTCTGTCAATTGACAAACATCGTGCAATTCTACTCCGTACCATACAACAGGTCGACAGCTCACTCTGTAACCAAAAACATCGCAAGTGCagcttaaaaaaaaaagaaaaaaaaacactgCAAGTGGAGACTGATAGAGCATCGACGAAAAGATGCTTCCAAGGAATCAAACGATCATTAGGCACCAGAGCACACCGCAGCCGAGCAGGAATTCTCTGGCAGCATATACTAACCGCGACGAGAATGCCATGATCCATTCCGCACCCCAATAGTCCAATAAATAAGTATAACAAACAACGTTATCCTCTCCATGATACGAAGGCGGTTACATGGCAAGTGCATGGACCAACCGAGCACACAACCCATCACCCGAATGCTGCGTGCAGAACAACAAGGCGAGCTTGGAGCTGCTCAGACCTCGTTGGCGACCGATCGATCGAATGACCAGGGTCGTGGCGCCCGCAACGGCCGAAAGTTATGATAGCACAGTCAGGTCGTTGGTAATAGTAACACGAGCACGCAGGCAGGACGTCGTTGGTAGTTTGCTACTGTTCTCTGGTAAGAGTCAATAATAACCTGCAGGTCGTAGTTGCAGTTTGCTAGTGTTCCTGGTCGGGCATCGCCCTGCATCCGCGTCTACTGAATTTGGCCATCATCAGATGGATGCAACGCAACCAACTGCAGCTATTGTCACCGATTAACTAAACAGTTAACTGATTAACTGAATTTTTGT from Panicum hallii strain FIL2 chromosome 3, PHallii_v3.1, whole genome shotgun sequence encodes:
- the LOC112886228 gene encoding uncharacterized protein LOC112886228; this encodes MHRLSLTVIDAAAAMPAALRLGGSPVPRLAAARRPGPRPPPWLRFGWGGAARRGLLCSAEAARRAGDGEDAEAEEARRGSGGRAAAERRMRGGAAAAAVGTSVELLAIPGVGPRNLRKLVDNGFEGVAQLKQLYRDKFFGKSSEQMVEFLQSSVGIVHKNHAESITSFIKESVDEELKDTDSSKPTQKKRLTFCVEGNISVGKTTFLQRIANETIELRDLVEIVPEPIDKWQDVGPDHFNILDAFYAEPHRYAYTFQNYVFVTRVMQERESQAGIKPLRLMERSVFSDRMVFVRAVHEANWMNEMEISIYDSWFDPVVSSLPGLIPDGFIYLRASPDTCHKRMMHRRRSEEGGVTLDYLQGLHEKHESWLLPSKGSGPGILSVSQLPMHMEGSLPPEIRDRVFYLEGNHMHSSIQKVPALVLDCEPDIDFNRDIEAKRQYARQVAEFFEFVKKKKEEAPSEQSADKGCMNPQVMLPNRGRLWVPEGNPFAGSPMNLDFRRAMSSYIST